The following coding sequences are from one uncultured Desulfobacter sp. window:
- a CDS encoding cytochrome c3 family protein — protein sequence MSKKIFTLLLAAGIAVIFTASGLQAGTKVDDVITIKSKILDAKRKKGPDAKKPCKLVEFTHKKHNEEYKISCGDCHHDKDGKPLADLKMGDDVQKCEECHSRVKAKKADKTFQGKYKKKPVDIMQLEAAMHENCIGCHKDKGLKVGTKCGDCHKKM from the coding sequence ATGAGCAAAAAAATTTTTACCCTCCTGTTGGCCGCAGGAATCGCTGTGATTTTCACTGCATCAGGACTACAGGCAGGCACTAAGGTAGACGATGTAATCACAATCAAAAGTAAAATCCTGGATGCAAAACGCAAAAAAGGGCCTGATGCAAAAAAACCGTGCAAACTGGTAGAATTCACCCATAAAAAACACAATGAAGAGTACAAAATCTCCTGCGGAGACTGCCATCATGACAAAGACGGCAAACCCCTTGCAGATCTCAAGATGGGCGATGATGTCCAAAAATGTGAAGAGTGCCATTCCCGCGTTAAGGCCAAGAAAGCCGACAAAACCTTCCAGGGTAAATACAAGAAAAAACCCGTTGATATCATGCAGCTTGAAGCTGCCATGCATGAGAACTGCATTGGCTGCCATAAGGACAAAGGCTTGAAAGTCGGCACCAAATGCGGCGACTGCCACAAGAAAATGTAA
- a CDS encoding zinc-ribbon domain-containing protein — MKIACPACGSSANLPDDKIPKDKDFSFKCPKCAASVPVKVSAGNTGTTAPEHAASGMGTDVSMFQAGGSKQALVCMPPSLGRKRILAGLEYVGLKAHVAESPAQALKNLEYYVYPLVVMDDAFDADKSVAGYMNNMDMFLRRKICLVRLGSGLETGNAMTALDLSANYVIKSQDLEQEDDSRVNTLLAAALSEHEQMYAAFNDSMKAVGKA, encoded by the coding sequence ATGAAGATTGCCTGCCCGGCATGCGGCAGTAGTGCGAACCTGCCCGATGACAAAATACCAAAAGACAAGGATTTTTCATTCAAATGTCCCAAATGCGCGGCCTCTGTTCCTGTTAAAGTATCGGCCGGGAATACCGGGACCACCGCTCCTGAACACGCCGCAAGCGGCATGGGGACGGATGTGTCGATGTTCCAGGCCGGCGGATCGAAACAGGCCCTGGTCTGCATGCCCCCATCCCTTGGCCGCAAGCGGATTCTGGCCGGCTTGGAATATGTGGGATTGAAAGCCCATGTGGCTGAATCTCCGGCCCAGGCGTTGAAAAATCTTGAATATTATGTCTATCCCCTGGTGGTGATGGATGACGCCTTTGATGCGGATAAAAGCGTCGCCGGGTACATGAACAATATGGATATGTTTCTCCGCCGCAAAATTTGTCTTGTCCGGCTTGGCTCCGGCCTCGAGACCGGCAATGCCATGACGGCCCTGGATCTGAGTGCCAACTATGTGATTAAATCCCAGGATCTTGAGCAGGAAGATGATTCTCGGGTGAATACCCTTCTGGCTGCGGCATTGTCTGAACATGAACAGATGTATGCGGCGTTCAACGATTCAATGAAAGCTGTGGGGAAAGCCTGA
- a CDS encoding YggT family protein yields MLILSNFFMAIAIVLDYALNIYMWIVIASAVLSWVNPDPYNPIVRFLRKATEPVFYQIRKHLPVTFGGMDLSPIVVFLVIIFLQNFVVKSLIGLSRSM; encoded by the coding sequence ATGCTGATATTGTCTAATTTCTTCATGGCTATTGCCATTGTCCTCGACTATGCTTTAAATATTTATATGTGGATCGTTATAGCTTCGGCTGTGCTGTCCTGGGTGAATCCGGATCCGTATAACCCCATCGTCCGTTTCCTTCGCAAGGCTACGGAACCGGTGTTTTATCAGATCCGTAAACATCTCCCCGTGACCTTCGGTGGTATGGACTTGTCGCCGATTGTTGTCTTTTTAGTTATTATTTTCCTTCAGAATTTTGTTGTAAAAAGCCTCATAGGCTTGTCTCGCTCGATGTGA
- a CDS encoding PBP1A family penicillin-binding protein → MAVDPDVEGRRLMRLFFWLVSLMRLLLYTGLLAVAVAAAGTCLMIFHISRDLPKLPSPLSRIIETPQSLIYSADGQVLIALGEKTSVSLDMVSADFLNAIVATEDHRFFEHHGVNKLRTLKALYITLFEPGQIQGASTITQQLAKNLFFSFEQTWQRKFKEMLVAFQIEQANTKEQILGAYINQIHFGAGAQGIERAARMYFDKSAQDLTLAEAALLAGLPKSPSQYNPFRHYDRALARRRVVLNRMAAAGFITADEAAKTDAVRPELNNGRKDARTGSYFLDALIQKLVEMYGEDVVYHGGIKVYTTMDSRCQADARTAVISGMARLDELMGLDKGESEKPQAALVAVDTASGAVKAMVGGRDYYASEFNRAVNSKRQAGSGFKPFLYYAAFKHGKLNPASLFQDRPVAIPVTGAPDWYPQNFERTFRGPMILKQALIHSVNTIAAQLVADVGPDAVVGVAKACGIKSPLKSVYSVALGTSDVSVMDMAAGFSTLAGLGIYHEPFLFWRIEDARGRVLFEHIVKERRVLDTATAFQVVDMMEGVVDSGSGRGVRRLGFKRPAAGKTGTTDNYNDAWFTGFTPSLCVSVWTGYDKKRKLKDKHGRGITGGRGAVPIWTDFMIRAMKGEPERDFLMPPDIRYAIVEKTTGCLAGSEQPVDGPDGSIRVALKKGQEPCPGN, encoded by the coding sequence GTGGCAGTTGACCCTGATGTTGAAGGCAGACGGCTGATGCGGCTGTTTTTCTGGTTGGTTTCCCTGATGCGGCTGTTGCTTTATACCGGGCTTCTTGCCGTGGCGGTGGCGGCTGCCGGAACCTGTCTGATGATTTTTCATATTTCCCGGGATCTGCCTAAGTTACCCTCTCCTTTAAGTCGTATTATCGAAACCCCCCAGAGTCTGATCTATTCCGCAGACGGCCAGGTCCTCATTGCCCTTGGCGAAAAGACATCCGTCTCCCTGGATATGGTATCTGCTGATTTTCTCAATGCCATTGTGGCAACCGAGGATCACAGGTTTTTTGAACACCATGGCGTAAATAAACTGCGTACTTTAAAAGCCCTGTATATCACCCTGTTTGAACCCGGCCAAATCCAGGGTGCTTCGACCATCACCCAACAGCTGGCCAAGAATCTGTTTTTCAGCTTTGAACAGACCTGGCAGCGCAAATTCAAAGAGATGCTGGTGGCATTCCAGATTGAACAGGCCAATACCAAAGAACAGATTCTCGGGGCATACATCAACCAGATCCATTTCGGGGCCGGTGCCCAGGGCATTGAGCGGGCGGCCCGCATGTATTTCGATAAATCCGCCCAGGATTTGACCCTGGCGGAGGCGGCTTTGCTTGCAGGGCTGCCCAAGTCTCCCTCCCAGTATAATCCTTTCCGGCATTACGACAGAGCCCTTGCCCGGCGGCGGGTGGTGTTGAACCGCATGGCGGCCGCAGGTTTTATTACCGCGGATGAGGCGGCCAAAACCGATGCCGTCCGGCCTGAACTGAACAATGGCCGAAAAGATGCCCGTACCGGCAGTTATTTTCTGGATGCCTTGATCCAGAAGCTTGTGGAGATGTACGGTGAGGATGTGGTGTACCATGGCGGTATTAAGGTGTATACGACCATGGATTCCAGATGCCAGGCCGATGCCCGTACGGCGGTGATCTCCGGTATGGCACGGCTTGATGAACTTATGGGATTGGATAAGGGGGAGAGTGAAAAACCCCAGGCCGCCCTGGTCGCCGTTGATACCGCTAGCGGCGCAGTGAAGGCCATGGTGGGGGGCAGGGATTATTACGCCAGTGAATTCAACCGGGCTGTGAACAGTAAACGCCAGGCCGGCAGCGGTTTTAAGCCCTTTTTATACTATGCCGCGTTCAAGCATGGAAAGCTGAATCCCGCCAGTCTGTTTCAGGACAGGCCTGTGGCCATTCCCGTTACAGGGGCACCCGACTGGTATCCCCAGAATTTTGAACGAACATTCAGGGGGCCCATGATCCTCAAACAGGCACTGATCCATTCGGTGAACACCATCGCAGCCCAGCTGGTGGCGGATGTGGGGCCTGATGCCGTGGTGGGTGTGGCCAAAGCCTGCGGAATAAAAAGTCCCTTGAAATCCGTATATTCCGTGGCCCTTGGGACCTCTGATGTCAGCGTGATGGATATGGCGGCAGGGTTTTCCACGTTGGCGGGCCTGGGCATTTATCATGAACCTTTTTTATTCTGGCGGATTGAAGATGCAAGGGGGCGGGTGCTTTTTGAACATATTGTCAAGGAACGCAGGGTGCTGGATACGGCCACGGCCTTCCAGGTGGTGGATATGATGGAGGGCGTTGTGGATTCCGGGTCCGGCCGTGGGGTGCGGCGTCTGGGATTTAAGCGCCCGGCCGCCGGCAAAACCGGCACCACGGACAATTATAATGATGCCTGGTTCACCGGGTTTACCCCTTCCCTTTGCGTATCCGTATGGACCGGGTATGACAAGAAAAGAAAACTCAAAGATAAACATGGCAGGGGGATCACCGGGGGGCGCGGGGCTGTGCCGATCTGGACGGATTTCATGATCCGGGCCATGAAAGGAGAGCCGGAACGTGATTTTTTGATGCCCCCGGATATCCGGTATGCGATTGTGGAAAAGACCACGGGATGCCTTGCCGGTTCTGAACAGCCGGTGGATGGTCCTGACGGTTCCATACGTGTGGCATTGAAGAAGGGCCAGGAGCCCTGCCCGGGAAATTAA
- a CDS encoding DEAD/DEAH box helicase, which translates to MKLLINFIKTLFAGKSKKQETGVTTQTPRTTEPPIKPDDRESTPAKKPRPKPRKPRWTIEQFQVDPQEGKTRFHDLKLTTGLMHAVYDLNFKYCTDIQARLLPHTLDGRDATAKAQTGTGKSATFIITLINQFARKAVKREKRYPRALILAPTRELVYQIEKDFKGLAKYSHLRIVPVFGGTDYQKQQKLLTDKPADVIAATPGRLLDFISKKLIDLSRVEIVVIDEADRMLDMGFIPDVRRLIYMTPHKDKRQTLFFSATLTDDVLRLAESWTRDAVRIEIDPEQAAADSITQLVYLTTESDKFKNVCNLLISQKLERVIIFVNRKDTARYLSDKLSRYGLNAGVLSGDVAQDKRFKVLNRFKTGQLKVLVATDVAARGLHIENISHVVNYDLPLEPEHYIHRIGRTGRAGATGTSVSFADEMSSFQIPKIEEVLGHKVSCEYPTPELEADLPKPAPRPPQKTAKQNQTNRAGKAKRPYKRGRKPAKTTAAKNA; encoded by the coding sequence TTGAAACTATTAATCAATTTCATAAAAACACTTTTTGCCGGAAAATCAAAAAAACAAGAGACCGGCGTCACAACCCAAACGCCCAGGACAACCGAACCGCCGATTAAGCCTGATGACAGGGAAAGCACGCCAGCTAAAAAGCCACGCCCAAAACCCAGGAAACCGCGCTGGACCATAGAACAATTCCAGGTCGACCCCCAAGAGGGTAAAACCCGGTTCCATGACCTGAAGCTCACCACGGGGCTGATGCATGCCGTCTATGATCTCAATTTCAAATACTGCACCGATATCCAGGCCCGGCTTCTTCCCCACACCCTTGACGGCCGGGATGCCACGGCCAAAGCCCAGACCGGAACCGGCAAAAGCGCCACCTTTATAATCACCTTGATTAATCAGTTTGCGCGCAAAGCCGTTAAACGGGAAAAGAGATACCCCCGGGCCCTGATCCTTGCCCCCACAAGGGAGCTTGTGTACCAGATAGAAAAGGATTTCAAGGGCCTTGCCAAGTATTCCCATTTGAGGATCGTCCCGGTCTTCGGCGGCACGGACTATCAAAAACAGCAAAAACTTCTCACAGATAAGCCCGCCGACGTGATTGCGGCAACCCCGGGACGCCTTCTGGATTTTATCTCTAAAAAGCTGATCGACCTGTCCCGGGTGGAGATTGTGGTCATTGACGAGGCGGACCGAATGCTGGACATGGGATTTATCCCGGATGTCCGCCGCCTGATTTACATGACCCCCCACAAGGACAAACGCCAGACCCTGTTTTTCTCGGCCACCCTAACAGACGACGTGCTGCGCCTGGCCGAATCCTGGACCCGGGATGCCGTGCGCATTGAAATTGATCCGGAACAGGCCGCGGCGGATTCCATTACCCAGCTTGTGTATCTGACCACGGAATCGGACAAGTTTAAAAATGTCTGCAACCTGTTAATCAGTCAAAAGCTTGAGCGGGTGATCATCTTCGTCAACCGCAAGGATACGGCCCGTTATCTGTCGGACAAATTGTCCAGATACGGTCTGAACGCAGGCGTACTGTCCGGGGACGTGGCCCAGGACAAACGGTTCAAGGTCCTCAACCGATTTAAAACCGGACAGCTCAAAGTCCTGGTGGCAACGGATGTGGCGGCAAGAGGCCTTCACATTGAGAACATCAGCCACGTCGTCAACTATGATCTGCCCCTGGAACCCGAACATTACATCCACAGAATCGGACGGACCGGCAGGGCCGGCGCCACGGGTACGTCTGTCAGTTTTGCCGATGAAATGAGTTCATTTCAAATCCCCAAAATTGAAGAGGTACTGGGCCACAAAGTCAGTTGTGAATATCCAACACCGGAGTTGGAAGCAGACCTGCCGAAACCAGCCCCGCGACCACCCCAAAAAACGGCTAAACAAAATCAAACAAACCGTGCCGGCAAGGCTAAAAGGCCTTACAAAAGAGGGAGAAAACCTGCAAAGACAACGGCAGCCAAAAACGCATAA
- a CDS encoding DivIVA domain-containing protein, with protein sequence MGVTPLVIKQKEFSTRFRGFDVQEVDAFLEEVARELESQEAAMEKLRQEHHRLNLENQGYRKREESMKNAMIQSQKVLDQMKDSAEKSAQVTIANAEVEAEKILNRAHKRLSQLHSDITELKRQRIQLEMQISSVLESHSKMLEMTIEENKAADEADTALKFIRRA encoded by the coding sequence ATGGGTGTCACACCATTGGTGATCAAACAAAAAGAATTTTCTACGCGTTTTAGAGGGTTTGATGTGCAGGAGGTCGATGCCTTCCTGGAAGAAGTGGCCCGGGAACTTGAATCCCAGGAAGCGGCCATGGAAAAGCTTCGGCAGGAACACCACCGGCTGAATCTGGAAAATCAGGGATATAGAAAACGCGAAGAATCAATGAAAAATGCCATGATTCAGTCCCAGAAAGTACTGGATCAGATGAAAGACAGCGCTGAAAAATCGGCCCAGGTAACCATTGCCAATGCAGAAGTTGAGGCGGAGAAAATTTTGAACCGGGCCCACAAACGTCTTTCCCAGTTGCACAGCGATATTACGGAACTTAAGCGCCAGCGTATCCAGCTTGAAATGCAGATCAGCTCGGTTCTTGAATCGCACTCAAAAATGCTCGAGATGACCATAGAAGAAAATAAGGCAGCCGATGAAGCCGACACTGCCCTGAAGTTTATCCGGCGGGCTTGA
- a CDS encoding type IV pilus twitching motility protein PilT yields MAEIDAFFKLMHDQGASDLHLTTGQQPALRLHGDIERIKYDKLTNDKLRGMLYEITSQEKIKEFEETGDVDFGYEIPGLARYRANYFMQKNGIAAVFREIPSNILTAEALGLPTVISKLADLPRGLVLVTGPTGSGKSTTLAAIIDQANRNRKDHIITVEDPIEFVHKSQGCIVNHREVGTHTKTFSAALRGALREDPDIILVGELRDLETISLAVEAASTGHLVFGTLHTSSAHKTVDRLVEVFPSSEQAQIRSTLSDGLRAVVAQVLFKRIDKKGRCAALEILVATPAVRNLIRESKTHQIPSMIQTGKQYGMQLLDDAIMDLYKQGKISPDDAYSKANNKQLFRPFLKKPPADFTEA; encoded by the coding sequence ATGGCTGAAATAGATGCGTTTTTCAAGCTTATGCATGACCAGGGGGCGTCCGACTTGCACCTGACTACAGGGCAACAACCGGCGTTAAGGCTTCACGGCGACATTGAGCGAATTAAATACGATAAACTGACCAATGATAAGCTGCGCGGCATGCTTTATGAAATCACCTCCCAGGAAAAAATTAAGGAATTTGAGGAGACCGGGGATGTTGATTTCGGGTATGAAATCCCCGGCCTTGCCCGTTACAGGGCCAATTATTTCATGCAGAAAAACGGTATAGCAGCCGTGTTCCGTGAAATTCCGTCAAACATCCTGACCGCCGAAGCCCTGGGGTTGCCGACGGTAATTTCAAAACTGGCGGACCTGCCCAGGGGGCTTGTATTGGTGACCGGCCCCACCGGGTCCGGCAAATCAACCACCCTTGCCGCCATCATTGACCAGGCCAACCGAAACCGAAAAGACCATATTATCACCGTGGAAGATCCCATCGAGTTTGTTCATAAAAGCCAGGGCTGTATTGTGAACCACCGGGAAGTGGGCACCCACACCAAAACATTTTCCGCGGCACTTCGCGGTGCGCTGCGCGAGGATCCGGATATTATCCTGGTGGGCGAGCTCCGGGATCTTGAAACTATTTCCCTGGCGGTTGAAGCCGCGTCCACAGGTCACCTGGTCTTTGGCACGTTGCATACATCCAGTGCCCATAAAACGGTGGACCGGCTGGTCGAGGTGTTTCCCAGCAGCGAACAGGCCCAGATTCGCTCCACACTGTCGGACGGCCTTCGGGCCGTCGTGGCCCAGGTGCTGTTTAAACGGATTGACAAAAAGGGGCGGTGTGCGGCCCTGGAGATCCTTGTGGCAACCCCTGCGGTCCGAAATCTCATCCGCGAATCCAAAACCCACCAGATCCCGTCCATGATCCAGACCGGTAAACAGTATGGGATGCAGCTGCTGGACGATGCCATCATGGATCTGTATAAACAAGGGAAGATCAGTCCCGATGACGCTTATTCTAAAGCAAATAACAAACAATTGTTCCGGCCGTTTCTTAAAAAGCCGCCTGCGGATTTCACCGAAGCGTAA
- the tatC gene encoding twin-arginine translocase subunit TatC, with protein sequence MSDQEEKSPFTEHLGELRDRLIHAFIAVASGFAVAYFFKEKLFEWLTAPLVTAMAKGGNAKLIFTGLPEAFFTYLKVALLGGIALSTPVLFYEFWMFVSPGLYRDEKKYLLPIIFLSLIFFIAGSSFGYFIVFPYGFQFFLGFTTETIQAMPSMKEYLSFASKMLLAFGFVFELPLVLTFLSRMGLVTPAFLKKNRKYALLLFFVGAAVITPPDVVTQIMMAMPLILLYEVGILGASLFSRKAAVQEEPEEEEESEYEDEEESFSQGPEDDTETENASNPEGEKDKY encoded by the coding sequence ATGAGCGATCAGGAAGAAAAAAGTCCTTTTACCGAGCACCTGGGCGAATTGCGTGACCGCTTGATTCACGCCTTTATTGCGGTGGCTTCAGGGTTTGCTGTTGCCTATTTTTTCAAAGAAAAACTGTTCGAGTGGCTGACGGCCCCCCTGGTAACCGCCATGGCAAAAGGCGGCAATGCAAAATTAATATTCACCGGACTGCCCGAAGCCTTTTTCACCTACCTGAAAGTGGCCTTGCTGGGCGGCATTGCCCTATCCACCCCGGTACTGTTTTATGAATTCTGGATGTTTGTCTCTCCGGGGCTGTACCGGGACGAAAAAAAATATCTCCTGCCCATAATCTTTTTATCCCTGATTTTCTTTATTGCAGGTTCATCATTTGGATATTTTATCGTTTTCCCCTACGGCTTCCAGTTTTTCCTTGGCTTTACCACGGAAACCATCCAGGCCATGCCGTCCATGAAGGAGTATCTCTCCTTTGCGTCCAAAATGCTTCTGGCCTTTGGCTTTGTTTTTGAGCTCCCCCTTGTTCTGACGTTTCTATCCCGAATGGGTCTTGTGACCCCGGCCTTCTTAAAAAAGAACAGAAAATATGCATTGCTTCTGTTTTTTGTGGGTGCCGCCGTCATCACCCCGCCGGATGTGGTTACCCAGATCATGATGGCCATGCCGCTTATTCTTCTATACGAAGTCGGCATCCTCGGCGCCAGCCTCTTTTCCAGAAAAGCTGCGGTTCAGGAGGAACCGGAAGAAGAGGAAGAAAGCGAATACGAGGATGAAGAGGAATCCTTCTCCCAGGGACCTGAAGACGACACGGAGACAGAAAACGCTTCAAATCCGGAAGGTGAAAAAGACAAATATTGA
- a CDS encoding twin-arginine translocase TatA/TatE family subunit: MFGLGMPEILLILAIALIVIGPQKLPEVAKTLGKAMGEFKRSAQDLKNSIDIETTVNDTKPKPVKTKLKDVIKDIGTEDPEPQEAPDKREAPDKTKAQKAESSLEPTQDSPDAAPPTPVSSAAETTTPKE; encoded by the coding sequence ATGTTTGGTCTAGGAATGCCGGAAATTTTGCTGATTCTGGCCATAGCCCTTATCGTCATAGGCCCGCAGAAACTGCCGGAAGTGGCAAAAACCCTTGGCAAAGCCATGGGTGAATTCAAACGATCTGCCCAGGATTTAAAAAATTCCATCGACATAGAAACCACGGTGAACGACACAAAGCCAAAACCTGTTAAAACAAAACTCAAAGATGTTATCAAGGATATAGGTACGGAAGATCCTGAACCACAAGAGGCGCCGGATAAACGGGAGGCCCCTGACAAAACAAAGGCTCAAAAAGCTGAGTCATCCCTGGAACCGACACAGGACAGTCCGGATGCAGCCCCCCCGACCCCGGTTTCCTCCGCAGCAGAAACAACCACTCCGAAAGAATAA
- a CDS encoding PilT/PilU family type 4a pilus ATPase, translating into MKKQQLDYILTKMLDSNDNVSDLNVTPGKPLQVESSGQLLPVDLGPGFTPLTAFQTEVLALNLINNDRKQLETLLREGSCDLSYQLSTKARFRVNIFSRSGKYAIVLRKLETHIPTIEKLNLPASFHKMAEEKNGIIFVTGATGSGKSTSLAALLDKINETKSVHVITLEDPIEYQHTQKQSTFNQRELGMDFDTFASGLRAALRQAPKVILVGEMRDRETVEIGLAAAETGHLVLSTLHTVDAGQTINRVLGMFSTEEETQIRIRLADTVRWVVAQRLLPKVGGGRVAAFEIMATNLRVKDSILNGESEGKTFNDIIVAGKPQGMISFDEFIVSLYEAGKIDENTAMAYASRKDIVGRGLDRIKSARGESTSGIQSLEIDRGYGGEEDSL; encoded by the coding sequence ATGAAAAAACAGCAGCTTGATTATATCCTTACTAAGATGTTGGATTCCAATGATAATGTGTCGGACTTGAATGTTACCCCTGGAAAACCCCTCCAGGTGGAAAGTTCAGGACAACTTTTGCCGGTTGATCTGGGGCCGGGGTTTACGCCCCTGACGGCATTTCAAACCGAGGTACTGGCCCTCAATCTTATCAACAATGACAGAAAACAGCTTGAAACCCTGTTGCGGGAGGGCAGTTGTGATTTGTCATACCAGCTGAGTACCAAGGCGAGATTCAGGGTAAATATTTTTTCCCGTTCAGGTAAATACGCCATTGTATTAAGAAAGCTTGAAACCCATATTCCCACCATTGAAAAGCTCAATCTGCCGGCAAGTTTTCATAAGATGGCCGAGGAGAAGAACGGTATTATTTTTGTGACAGGGGCCACAGGTTCCGGTAAATCCACTTCATTGGCCGCGCTGTTAGACAAGATCAACGAAACCAAATCCGTGCATGTGATTACCCTGGAAGATCCCATCGAGTACCAGCATACCCAAAAACAATCCACCTTTAACCAGCGGGAACTGGGTATGGATTTTGACACATTTGCCTCGGGGCTGCGGGCTGCCTTGCGCCAGGCCCCTAAAGTCATTCTGGTGGGCGAAATGCGGGACCGGGAAACCGTGGAAATTGGCCTGGCCGCTGCCGAAACCGGCCATCTGGTGCTCTCTACCCTACACACCGTTGACGCCGGGCAGACCATCAACCGTGTGCTGGGCATGTTTTCCACGGAAGAGGAGACCCAGATCCGCATTCGCCTGGCCGACACGGTCCGGTGGGTGGTGGCCCAGCGGCTCTTGCCCAAGGTGGGCGGCGGGCGGGTGGCCGCTTTTGAAATCATGGCCACCAACCTGCGGGTCAAGGACAGCATTTTGAACGGGGAGTCCGAAGGCAAAACCTTTAACGACATCATTGTGGCGGGTAAACCCCAGGGCATGATTTCCTTTGACGAGTTTATTGTAAGTTTGTATGAAGCGGGAAAGATCGACGAAAACACAGCCATGGCCTATGCGTCACGCAAGGATATTGTGGGCCGGGGGCTTGACCGGATTAAAAGCGCCAGGGGTGAATCCACAAGCGGCATTCAATCCCTTGAGATTGACCGCGGTTACGGGGGAGAGGAGGACTCATTATGA